In one Cercospora beticola chromosome 1, complete sequence genomic region, the following are encoded:
- the PDH1_1 gene encoding ATP-binding cassette transporter CGR1, with protein sequence MSKHTDLGRPGKAPEFDPEIKDMADYIHNYKIDSDLAIDTARFVFLDTIGCGLRALEFPSCTKLLGPVVEGTTVPNGTRVPGTPYVLDPINGAFNIGAMIRWLDFNDCWLAAEWGHPSDNLGAILAVADWANRSNKNGVKVGNGKQFTIHDVLEGMVKAHEIQGCLALENSFNKVGLDHVVNVKVASTAVVSKMLGLNPEQTKAAISQAWVDGQSLRTYRHTPNTMSRKSWAAGDACQRAVDMCLKVLRGEGGVPTVLSTPVWGFYDVNFGGKKFEFQRPYGSYVMENVLFKVSYPAEFHSQTAVEAAERLHHKLKKMGKSAEDIESVTNRTHEACIRIIDKQFKPMDNYADRDHCVQYMAATMLVFGRLTADDYTDGGEAAESPLVESLRQKIKCVEDPQFTKDYHDPEKRTISNALTVTLKDGTVLPEEVIEAPLGHRLRREEAKPIILEKFKNHIAPHFSAEHTKKLVDLGNDPKTLYQMPVDEYMDLYVKDKIL encoded by the exons ATGTCCAAACACACAGATCTCGGCCGCCCGGGCAAGGCACCCGAATTTGACCCAGAAATCAAGGACATGGCAGACTACATCCACAACTACAAGATTGACTCGGATTTGGCT ATCGACACTGCCCGCTTTGTCTTCCTCGATACCATCGGTTGCGGTCTCCGCGCTCTCGAATTTCCCTCCTGCACAAAATTGCTCGGCCCAGTCGTCGAGGGCACCACCGTCCCCAATGGCACCCGCGTGCCCGGTACACCATACGTCCTCGACCCAATCAACGGTGCTTTCAACATTGGAGCCATGATCCGATGGCTGGACTTCAACGACTGCTGGCTCGCAGCTGAGTGGGGTCACCCCTCAGACAACCTGGGAGCCATCCTCGCTGTGGCAGATTGGGCAAACAGGTCGAACAAGAACGGCGTCAAGGTGGGCAATGGCAAGCAGTTCACCATCCACGACGTGCTCGAGGGCATGGTCAAGGCACACGAAATCCAGGGTTGCTTGGCTCTGGAGAACAGCTTCAACAAGGTCGGTCTGGACCACGTCGTCAATGTCAAGGTCGCCTCCACCGCTGTCGTCTCCAAGATGCTCGGTTTGAACCCAGAGCAAACCAAGGCTGCCATCTCCCAAGCCTGGGTTGACGGCCAATCTCTCCGTACATACCGCCACACCCCCAACACCATGTCCCGCAAGTCGTGGGCTGCCGGTGATGCCTGCCAGCGCGCCGTCGACATGTGCTTGAAGGTCCTCCGCGGCGAGGGTGGTGTCCCCACCGTCCTCTCCACTCCAGTCTGGGGTTTCTACGACGTCAACTTCGGCGGCAAGAAATTCGAGTTCCAGCGCCCATACGGCAGTTACGTGATGGAGAATGTCCTCTTCAAGGTCTCCTACCCCGCCGAATTCCACTCGCAAACCGCCGTCGAAGCCGCCGAGCGTCTCCACcacaagctcaagaagatggGCAAGAGCGCCGAAGATATCGAATCCGTCACCAACCGCACACACGAGGCTTGCATTCGCATCATCGACAAGCAGTTCAAGCCCATGGACAACTACGCCGATCGTGACCACTGCGTCCAATACATGGCTGCCACCATGCTTGTTTTCGGCCGCTTGACTGCAGACGACTACACTGACGGTGGTGAGGCTGCTGAGTCGCCGCTCGTCGAATCTCTCCGCCAGAAGATCAAATGTGTGGAAGACCCACAATTCACCAAGGACTACCATGACCCAGAGAAGCGAACCATCTCGAACGCTTTGACCGTGACCTTGAAGGACGGCACGGTCTTGCCAGAGGAGGTCATCGAGGCACCACTTGGCCACCGACTCCGAAGAGAAGAGGCCAAGCCAATCATCTTGGAGAAGTTCAAGAACCACATTGCACCACACTTCTCTGCGGAACACACAAAGAAGTTGGTCGACCTGGGCAACGACCCTAAGACACTGTACCAGATGCCTGTGGATGAGTATATGGATTTGTATGTCAAGGATAAGATCCTGTAG
- a CDS encoding uncharacterized protein (BUSCO:EOG09262JRP): MPPTSLSRLLTRHSYVCQRCARSFHKSASQSRQQSALSLLEERGLVNQIAGDRDALNKLLESRKVGFYAGIDPTAPSLHLGHLLPFMPLFWLYYHGHHVVSLVGGATAKVGDPSGRLTSRAKANEDAIQKNFESMFGQVQGLWGNVLKYGERHGLHQKELGKKEVLNNAEWLDGLNVLKFLRMMGNGARLGAMLSRDTVKNKMEKGDGMSFAEFTYPLLQAWDWWQMYEERGVQIQIGGGDQYGNIIAGVDAVKYIASSHAQDGATTTCLDTEGRLKDEHLPMGVTVPLLTTSSGEKFGKSAGNAVWLDPSMTKPFDLYGFLLRSADDDVERYLKLFTFVPVQQIAEVMTEQRKDPGKRKAQHLLASEVLELVHGAEIAKITRAEHEASRNPTLASLMRSTDADQPSAQDTASRIKLPKSLVHETPFSRILYHAGLVGTKSEGARTISKGGVYVAKAASQSTLAEGGQLQFVPLQKEQHVNDVITNGLLVLRLGKWKVRVIEIVDDADFEGDAPGWEEWKTARYVKQ, translated from the exons ATGCCTCCGACAAGCTTAAGCAGACTTCTCACGCGCCACTCGTATGTCTGTCAGAGATGCGCGAGATCCTTCCACAAGTCCGCATCACAATCCCGTCAACAGAGCGCGCTTAGCCTACTCGAGGAACGAGGTCTCGTCAACCAGATCGCAGG TGACCGCGATGCTCTCAACAAGCTCCTCGAATCCCGCAAAGTAGGTTTCTATGCCGGCATAGATCCCACCGCTCCTTCTCTTCACCTCGGCCACCTTCTCCCTTTTATGCCACTTTTCTGGCTGTACTACCACGGTCATCACGTTGTCAGCTTGGTAGGCGGCGCGACCGCCAAAGTGGGAGATCCCTCCGGCAGATTGACGAGCAGAGCGAAAGCCAACGAGGATGCGATTCAGAAGAACTTCGAAAGCATGTTTGGGCAAGTACAAGGATTGTGGGGGAATGTGCTCAAATATGGAGAGCGACATGGGTTGCACCAGAAGGAGCTTGGGAAGAAAGAGGTGTTGAACAATGCTGAATGGCTCGATGGGTTGAATGTGCTCAAGTTTCTGCGGATGATGGGTAATGGAGCACGATTGGGCGCTATGTTGAGCAGAGACACTGTCAAGAACAAGATGGAGAAGGGAGACGGCATGAGCTTTGCTGAGTTCACGTATCCGTTGCTGCAAGCGTGGGATTGGTGGCAGATGTATGAAGAAAGAGGCGTTCAGATTCAGATTGGAGGTGGGGATCAGTACGGCAATATCATTGCGGGTGTCGATGCGGTCAAGTATATCGCGTCATCGCACGCGCAAGATGGTGCTACTACGACTTGCCTGGACACGGAAGGCCGATTGAAGGATGAGCATTTACCAATGGGAGTAACAGTACCACTCCTGACTACAAGCAGCGGCGAGAAATTCGGGAAGAGTGCGGGCAACGCGGTCTGGCTGGATCCCTCGATGACGAAGCCATTCGACCTGTACGGCTTCTTGTTGCGATCAGCAGATGACGATGTGGAGCGATATCTGAAGCTGTTCACGTTCGTACCTGTACAACAGATAGCAGAGGTCATGACCGAGCAACGAAAGGATCCCGGGAAACGAAAGGCACAACACTTACTTGCGAGCGAAGTGCTGGAACTCGTGCATGGAGCAGAAATCGCCAAAATTACTCGGGCAGAACATGAAGCTTCGAGAAATCCAACACTCGCATCTCTGATGCGATCGACAGATGCTGATCAACCTTCGGCACAAGACACAGCTTCTAGAATAAAGTTACCCAAGTCGCTGGTACACGAGACGCCTTTCTCACGAATTTTGTATCACGCCGGACTTGTTGGGACAAAGTCGGAGGGGGCTCGAACAATCAGTAAAGGCGGCGTATATGTTGCGAAGGCAGCATCACAGTCGACACTCGCAGAAGGGGGCCAATTGCAGTTCGTGCCTCTGCAGAAGGAACAACATGTAAACGATGTTATCACCAACGGGCTCCTTGTTCTACGACTTGGAAAGTGGAAAGTTCGCGTCATCGAAATTGTCGACGACGCTGACTTTGAAGGTGATGCACCAGGCTGGGAAGAGTGGAAGACTGCGAGATATGTCAAGCAGTAG